In Flavobacterium endoglycinae, one DNA window encodes the following:
- a CDS encoding metallophosphoesterase family protein: MYSRFTFLNICIFFIFFNIKISAQKTPNLEGVQVAFLSDVHLQDLFGTFSDNDFKGVLNTKTRKYTLIRTMASQLHSTRIFNENYFAFIAALEDIAKRKIKYVALPGDYTDDGQPIHVRGLKKILDQYQKKYNIEFFITTGNHDPVGPFAQESGKEDFLGKEGKSQPIFSKDGMYKPNMNIEQPVVITADIAKMGYLGITDNLKNFGFYPNKKYKFWATPFTTYNSQNYNYKKAVEGSLLKNRVYEVEPGYEVPDVSYVVEPIDGLWLMAIDGNVYIPKKNAADPKDSKSYSEASTGYNNVLSNKKHLIKWVQDISAEAKLQGKTLVAFSHFPMIDFNDGASAEIKELLGPNKWQLNRVPVEEVAQVFADAGLKIHFGGHMHINDTGVRTTGKGNTLVNVQTPSLAAYIPAYKLLTIQKDNRIDIQTITINDVSGFDELFDLYKMEYQFLQSQNDKDIWNIDILKTKSYHDFTDFHLKELVRLRFLKDDWPSAFKDFILNVSAKDLLILANMNSDKDFDFILKNKTQFQKEWNEAEAKSVEILTQNNLKKEDFNWTGNDLLIDFYRFRSADELALADVGTQRAKEYKVLSNLFLEGSKSDFLKDTPLQKQIKLFFVIFNKFMHEVPADHFSVDLKNGEVKSVE; encoded by the coding sequence ATGTATTCAAGATTTACTTTCCTAAATATTTGCATTTTTTTTATTTTTTTTAATATCAAAATTTCAGCACAGAAAACCCCGAATCTAGAAGGAGTTCAGGTTGCTTTTTTATCAGATGTACACCTTCAGGATTTGTTTGGTACGTTTTCTGATAATGATTTTAAAGGTGTTTTAAATACCAAAACCAGAAAATATACGTTAATAAGAACGATGGCCTCGCAGTTACATTCGACGAGAATTTTCAATGAAAATTATTTTGCCTTCATCGCAGCACTTGAAGATATTGCCAAAAGAAAGATAAAATATGTGGCACTTCCGGGTGATTATACAGATGACGGACAGCCGATACACGTGCGAGGATTGAAGAAAATATTAGATCAATATCAGAAAAAATATAATATTGAGTTTTTTATAACCACCGGAAATCACGATCCGGTTGGACCATTTGCTCAAGAATCGGGAAAAGAAGATTTCTTAGGTAAAGAAGGAAAGAGCCAGCCCATTTTTAGCAAAGACGGCATGTATAAGCCTAACATGAATATCGAACAGCCAGTTGTCATAACAGCCGATATTGCTAAAATGGGTTATTTAGGCATAACTGATAACCTTAAAAATTTTGGTTTTTATCCCAATAAAAAATACAAGTTCTGGGCAACTCCATTTACCACTTACAACAGCCAGAACTACAATTATAAAAAAGCAGTCGAAGGTTCTCTTTTAAAAAACAGAGTTTACGAAGTAGAACCCGGATATGAAGTTCCAGATGTAAGCTATGTGGTAGAACCTATTGACGGACTTTGGTTAATGGCTATCGACGGAAATGTATATATTCCAAAGAAAAATGCTGCCGATCCTAAAGATTCAAAAAGTTATTCTGAAGCCAGTACAGGATATAATAATGTACTTTCCAACAAAAAACATCTTATAAAATGGGTTCAGGATATTTCGGCGGAAGCCAAACTTCAAGGTAAAACTTTAGTAGCGTTCAGTCATTTTCCTATGATTGATTTTAATGATGGTGCTTCCGCAGAAATTAAAGAATTATTAGGACCGAATAAATGGCAGTTAAACCGCGTTCCCGTTGAAGAAGTAGCGCAAGTTTTTGCCGATGCCGGATTGAAAATTCACTTTGGCGGACATATGCATATCAATGATACCGGAGTTCGCACAACAGGAAAAGGAAATACATTGGTTAATGTTCAAACGCCTTCGCTTGCAGCGTATATTCCAGCCTATAAATTACTGACGATTCAAAAGGACAATCGTATAGACATTCAAACCATTACAATAAATGACGTTTCAGGATTTGACGAACTTTTTGATTTGTATAAAATGGAATATCAATTTCTGCAGAGCCAGAACGATAAAGACATTTGGAATATTGATATCTTAAAAACCAAAAGCTATCACGATTTTACCGATTTTCATTTAAAAGAATTGGTACGTCTTCGCTTTCTAAAAGACGATTGGCCTTCTGCATTTAAAGATTTTATCTTGAATGTTTCTGCCAAAGATTTATTGATTCTAGCCAACATGAATTCTGATAAAGATTTTGATTTTATACTGAAAAATAAAACACAGTTTCAAAAAGAATGGAATGAAGCTGAAGCAAAATCGGTAGAAATTTTAACACAGAACAATCTTAAAAAAGAAGATTTCAACTGGACAGGAAATGATCTTTTAATTGATTTTTACCGTTTTAGAAGCGCGGATGAATTGGCTCTTGCCGATGTTGGAACTCAAAGAGCAAAAGAATATAAAGTCCTTTCTAATTTGTTTTTAGAAGGTTCTAAATCGGATTTTTTAAAAGATAC